In the Armatimonadota bacterium genome, GGGCCCCACCACCTGGCCGGGCCGCAGCTGGTACGACGGGATCGTCACCCGACGCCCGTCCACGGCGATGTGGCCGTGGACGACCAGCTGCCGCGCTTCCTTCCGGGACGCCGCGAAGCCCAGGCGGTAGACGACGTTGTCCAGGCGCGTCTCCAGCAGCTGCAGCAACCGGGTCCCGGTGACGCCCTTGGCCTTGGCGGCACGCTCGAAGTAGTTCTTAAACTGCGTCTCCAGCAGCCCGTAGATCCGGCGCAGCTTCTGCTTCTCGCGCAGACGGACGCCGAACTCGCTGAGCTTCCGGCGTGACACGCCGTGCATCCCGGGCGGCTGGGGGCGCTTGTGCACCGGGCACTTCTCCGTGTAACACTTCTCGCCCTTGAGGTAGAGCTTCATGCCCTCGCGCCGGCAGAGCCGACAGACCGAGCCCGTGTACCGTCCCATGCGTGCCTCCTCGCTCCTACACCCGTCGCCGCTTCGGCGGCCGGCACCCGTTGTGCGGCACGGGCGTCACGTCCCGGATGAGGCTCACC is a window encoding:
- the rpsD gene encoding 30S ribosomal protein S4; this encodes MGRYTGSVCRLCRREGMKLYLKGEKCYTEKCPVHKRPQPPGMHGVSRRKLSEFGVRLREKQKLRRIYGLLETQFKNYFERAAKAKGVTGTRLLQLLETRLDNVVYRLGFAASRKEARQLVVHGHIAVDGRRVTIPSYQLRPGQVVGPSAPAAMPPRMKELASLPGRRPPSWLEFDPARLTGRVLALPAREEIDVPVQEQLIVEYYSR